One Podospora pseudopauciseta strain CBS 411.78 chromosome 4, whole genome shotgun sequence genomic window, CTAGGTCGATGACCGTCTCGCCCTCTTTGAGGCTGGTAATGGCAAGTGGATTGCCGCAACTGAGACCCAGGTTGGCGTCTTCGGGGATGTTGGATAACTCGTCCTCGCTGTATCCGAATGACTTGGCCACACTCTCTCCGTACTTTGGGGCCGCCGTTCGAGAGGCACTGCTGTAGTGCTCCCGGACTTGGGCGTAGATCTGCTCGGTTGAATCCATGCTTGGATGTTCAATAGAAGTTCATAAAAGGCAGGTCGTGTAGGACAATCCAACAATATAGAGGCCGCTGTGAAGGCCAGACTACCTGGTGGTTCTGAGAAGTTGTTGTGCGAAACCTAAAGCTAGGATCAAAACCGGAGTCCTAGAAAAGGGTATTTATCTTTGTTGATCCCCACTCTTTACTAAGGCTGATTCTCGTGAGGTGCATCTGATGTGCTGCGTGTTGTCGAGGTTTGAGTGGTATGTCATTGAAAGTGGACCAGATCTGGTTAGCGCGAGGTCCACTAGATGACGCGCCAGCCCAATATGGAAAAGATTTGGTTTGTCACCAGAATCTTGCCCAGTGCTCGCCTGTCCTCACCAATTCCCTTCATCTGCCTCGTCTAGATCTGTACCAGCCTGGCTTCGCTCCCGATATTTGACCCTGATTGCCTGCAAACATGCCACGCCAGCCTACGTTTCAAAGCAGTATCACCAAATTTTCAGCCAAACCTCCAGGTCACGACGCGGCGCGCCAGCGAGAGAACCAGCGACGTCATCGTGCCAGAGTCAAAGGGCGTATATGTGATTTGGAGGCCACATTGGCCAGTACCCAAAGCAAACTAGACGATGCGCTGAAGCAGATCGAGGAGCTCCATGCCGAAATCTCCCGACTACGTGCTCTCCAGCCTCCCACCCTCCAAGCCAACGAAACGTCAAGCTTGGTCACCTGGCACGCTGGCGTCGATTCATCAGACATCCAAGAGAGCCTTAATGATATCGACGATGTCCCAGAGCCGATGCCGGACAGTCCTATGCCGGCGTCACCCCAATCTACCGCCGCCATTGAAGATTCGAATAACGATggccctcttcttcccccaaCACATCCTGATGAATCAACCATTACCTGTCGTGACGCCTATGCTATAATAACGGACCGGAACATATCAGACTTAGACTCGGAGACGATGAACCAATGGCTTAAACCCGGATTTCGGCGAGCTGCAGTCCCTGGATCTGGCTGTCGGATCGAAACACATGTCTTGTTTGCCTTTATTGACCACATCACATCAACCTGAGACACGACTACAAAAGAATGGTGTCAGTTCGAATCTCATAATTATGCACGACAATCACATGCCAGCCTGCAATTGGCCAACGAGCAGAAGCACCTGGGGTGGggctcaacatcaaccttcAGAATTTACCTCGCGTGATCTTCCCGGTTGCACCGCATACAACAACTACCAGAATGACACACTTCAACCCCCTAGGTCACATCTCTATCGGGGTGCGTGACTACGTTGTCTCCCGGGCCTTTTACACGGCGGTTCTGGCGCCTCTCGGCCTCCGGCTCGTGTACGACAGCGGACCTGTTTCCGACCCATCCACCGGCAAAGTCCGAACACTTGGGTACGGCCCGGACGAAGAGCATGAGCTTCTCAACATCTTCGAGCACCGGGATGCCGCCACCCCGGGACCGGGGTTCCACATCGCCTTCAATGCGCCGACCAGACAAGCTGTCGTCGATTTTCATGCGAAAGCAATCGAGTTTGGGGGCACTGACAATGGGACACCTGGAGTGAGAGAGCACTATGGGAGGAATTATTTCGCTGCCTTTGTCGTTGATCCAGATGGTTGGAGGCTGGAAGCCGTTTGCAAGGTTCCCCTTGAGCAAGAAGAGCCTTCTGAGACAAGACGTTAGATGGGGTGGAAA contains:
- a CDS encoding hypothetical protein (COG:S; EggNog:ENOG503PNQF); translated protein: MPRQPTFQSSITKFSAKPPGHDAARQRENQRRHRARVKGRICDLEATLASTQSKLDDALKQIEELHAEISRLRALQPPTLQANETSSLVTWHAGVDSSDIQESLNDIDDVPEPMPDSPMPASPQSTAAIEDSNNDGPLLPPTHPDESTITCRDAYAIITDRNISDLDSETMNQWLKPGFRRAAVPGSGCRIETHPAIGQRAEAPGVGLNINLQNLPRVIFPVAPHTTTTRMTHFNPLGHISIGVRDYVVSRAFYTAVLAPLGLRLVYDSGPVSDPSTGKVRTLGYGPDEEHELLNIFEHRDAATPGPGFHIAFNAPTRQAVVDFHAKAIEFGGTDNGTPGVREHYGRNYFAAFVVDPDGWRLEAVCKVPLEQEEPSETRR